From one Streptomyces sp. CA-210063 genomic stretch:
- a CDS encoding lytic polysaccharide monooxygenase auxiliary activity family 9 protein produces the protein MYRLSARRTTGRGTTGRRTACRTAACRTTGHRTAVTAAAVTVVAPLILTAGAVTPAWAHGAPTDPVSRVSACSPEGGSQGSAACEAAVAANGAPFTAWDNMRIAGVNGRDREVVPDGQLCSGGLADYRGLDLARADWPSTRLSPGTTLNLTYRSTIPHTGTFKLFLTKPGYDPTEPLKWSDLPGKPFASITDPPLKNGSYQFSAKLPADRAGHHVLYTIWQNTSTVDTYYSCSDVVFPKAKQANSEAGDGSSAKTPAGSEETASEKPAAEKSEPATTAPTESTQAPPAEAADNADDDAQAADPGSPVASTTDESGAPVPLVAGGATALALVLAVGTALFLRGRGRRSRISD, from the coding sequence ATGTACCGCTTGTCCGCCCGCCGCACCACCGGCCGAGGCACCACCGGCCGACGCACCGCCTGTCGCACGGCCGCCTGCCGCACCACCGGCCACCGCACCGCGGTCACGGCCGCCGCCGTCACCGTCGTGGCCCCGCTGATCCTCACCGCGGGGGCCGTCACCCCGGCCTGGGCGCACGGCGCGCCGACCGATCCGGTGAGCCGGGTGTCGGCATGCTCGCCCGAGGGCGGCAGTCAGGGGTCGGCGGCGTGCGAGGCGGCGGTCGCCGCGAACGGCGCGCCCTTCACCGCGTGGGACAACATGCGGATCGCCGGGGTGAACGGGCGCGACCGGGAGGTCGTCCCGGACGGGCAGCTGTGCAGTGGAGGGCTCGCGGACTACAGGGGTCTCGACCTGGCCCGCGCCGACTGGCCCTCGACCCGCCTCTCCCCCGGTACCACGCTGAACCTGACGTACCGGTCGACGATCCCGCACACCGGGACCTTCAAGCTGTTCCTGACGAAACCGGGCTACGACCCCACCGAACCGCTGAAGTGGTCCGATCTGCCCGGGAAGCCGTTCGCCTCGATCACCGACCCGCCGCTGAAGAACGGCTCGTACCAGTTCTCGGCGAAGCTGCCGGCGGACCGGGCCGGGCACCATGTGCTGTACACGATCTGGCAGAACACGAGCACGGTCGACACGTACTACTCGTGTTCGGACGTGGTGTTCCCGAAGGCGAAGCAGGCCAACTCCGAGGCGGGCGACGGGAGTTCGGCAAAGACGCCCGCCGGGAGCGAGGAGACCGCCTCCGAGAAGCCGGCGGCCGAGAAGTCCGAGCCCGCCACGACCGCGCCGACGGAGTCCACGCAGGCGCCTCCCGCCGAAGCCGCCGACAACGCCGACGACGACGCGCAGGCGGCCGACCCCGGCAGCCCCGTCGCCTCCACGACCGACGAGAGCGGCGCCCCCGTTCCGCTGGTCGCGGGCGGCGCCACGGCGTTGGCGTTGGTACTGGCCGTGGGCACCGCCCTCTTCCTCCGCGGACGCGGGCGCCGCTCTCGTATCAGCGACTGA
- a CDS encoding Tat pathway signal sequence domain protein: MRTRSLLALAATTAALMVSAVSPASAADTVLTTGGLAGDAVAVGDVLNASLASGTTGKFYSSATGTSGVSCAESTFTATVTDNPAAPGTATERVDAHTFGSCTSNVVGVLGVTGVTVNNLPYTTTVTSDGVVTVSPAAGSVLQTTVVLRTLLGTINCVYQAASITGTSSNDDNSINFTSQPFTKTSGSSLCFATGYFTAKYAPVTDATQGGATVYTN; encoded by the coding sequence ATGCGTACGCGATCCCTCCTTGCCCTCGCCGCGACCACCGCCGCCCTGATGGTGTCCGCCGTCAGCCCCGCCTCCGCCGCCGACACCGTGCTCACCACCGGCGGCCTCGCCGGTGACGCGGTCGCGGTCGGCGACGTGCTCAACGCGTCGCTGGCGTCCGGTACGACCGGCAAGTTCTACTCCAGCGCGACGGGCACGAGCGGCGTCTCCTGCGCCGAGTCGACGTTCACCGCCACGGTCACCGACAACCCGGCCGCGCCCGGCACGGCCACCGAGCGGGTCGACGCCCACACCTTCGGCAGCTGCACCAGCAACGTCGTCGGCGTGCTCGGCGTCACCGGCGTCACGGTCAACAACCTGCCCTACACCACCACCGTGACCTCGGACGGCGTCGTCACCGTCAGCCCGGCGGCGGGCTCGGTCCTCCAGACCACCGTCGTGCTGCGCACCCTGCTGGGCACCATCAACTGCGTCTACCAGGCGGCCAGCATCACCGGCACCTCCAGCAACGACGACAACAGCATCAACTTCACCAGCCAGCCGTTCACCAAGACCTCCGGCTCGTCCCTGTGCTTCGCCACCGGCTACTTCACGGCGAAGTACGCGCCCGTCACGGACGCCACCCAGGGCGGCGCGACGGTCTACACCAACTGA
- a CDS encoding DUF6230 family protein, with the protein MASSSDAAASTNERPEGPEASGRRGRVRLKRAAVMAVPATAVAAGLMILTAQGALGVQFAISGMPFVVTADKLEGEGFAQFGSLDHMIENSPNEGDTGGQVLVVTSVVKNGKLTNLCQSVDLGGIQLVLSAGNKGTPVSVKNLAIDSDDISGDASFNNIEIGRDSSTFDKVDQQGPRGVYGQQADSVVITDLYQHNYAATAAVFKLPDLHMSFTSEGCPQ; encoded by the coding sequence ATGGCCTCGTCCTCGGACGCCGCGGCGTCCACCAACGAAAGACCCGAGGGTCCCGAAGCGTCAGGCAGACGCGGGCGGGTCCGCCTGAAGCGCGCCGCCGTGATGGCGGTGCCGGCCACGGCGGTCGCCGCCGGTCTCATGATCCTCACCGCGCAGGGCGCCCTTGGCGTCCAGTTCGCCATCTCCGGTATGCCGTTCGTGGTCACCGCCGACAAGCTGGAGGGCGAGGGCTTCGCCCAGTTCGGCTCGCTCGACCACATGATCGAGAACAGCCCGAACGAGGGCGACACCGGCGGTCAGGTGCTGGTCGTGACCTCGGTCGTGAAGAACGGCAAGCTGACGAACCTCTGCCAGAGCGTCGACCTCGGCGGCATCCAGCTGGTCCTCAGCGCCGGCAACAAGGGCACGCCGGTGAGCGTGAAGAACCTGGCGATCGACTCCGACGACATCTCGGGCGACGCCTCGTTCAACAACATCGAGATCGGCCGTGACTCCAGCACGTTCGACAAGGTCGACCAGCAGGGCCCGCGGGGTGTCTACGGCCAGCAGGCCGACTCGGTCGTCATCACCGACCTGTACCAGCACAACTACGCCGCCACCGCGGCCGTCTTCAAGCTGCCCGACCTGCACATGAGCTTCACGAGCGAGGGCTGCCCGCAGTGA
- a CDS encoding DUF6114 domain-containing protein produces the protein MLLVLGGAEILVTMKAPLPVILKIGMQGLAGYLLPSLMIVCGSLIIFNPAQRLFYSILGIMLSLGTWLTSNIGGFVVGLLLGAIGSTLAFGWLPDQEPRRKRSAKPKGQPEQHAAELG, from the coding sequence CTGCTGCTGGTGCTGGGCGGGGCCGAGATCCTGGTGACCATGAAAGCGCCGCTTCCGGTCATCCTGAAGATCGGGATGCAGGGCCTCGCGGGTTATCTCCTGCCCTCGCTGATGATCGTGTGCGGGTCGCTGATCATCTTCAACCCCGCTCAGCGCCTGTTCTACTCCATCCTCGGGATCATGCTCTCGCTGGGCACGTGGCTCACGTCGAACATCGGCGGGTTCGTCGTGGGCCTGCTGCTGGGGGCGATCGGTAGCACGCTGGCCTTCGGCTGGCTGCCGGACCAGGAACCCCGGCGGAAGCGCTCCGCGAAGCCGAAGGGACAGCCTGAACAGCACGCCGCAGAGCTCGGGTAG
- a CDS encoding cytochrome P450 family protein, translated as MGHPSPLVIDATGRDIHGEAARIRETGPATRVVLPGPHDVEAWAVSSPDLLKRLLTDPRVSKDPRQHWPRFAAGEITPEWPLFTWVAVQNMFTAYGGDHKRLRILVSKAFTARRTAALQPRVEEITKELLDRVEEGFRRGVTVDLRQEFCYPLPIQVISELFGLPEERGLVLKELVDKLFDTSAAPGEMNAAYERMYGVLGELVSAKRESPGDDLTSGLIAARDEDDTRLSEQELLDTLVLMVSAGHETTVNLLDQAVHSLLTHPEQLAHVREGRATWDDVIEETLRVQAPVASLPLRYAVEDLDLAEFGGPEGVVIAKGDPILAAYAAAGRDPERHGKDADVFDVTRADKEHLAFGHGVHYCLGAPLGRMEARIALPALFERFPVLELGAAEEELGHVESFISNGHRRLPVRKA; from the coding sequence ATGGGCCACCCGAGCCCCCTGGTGATTGACGCGACCGGCCGTGACATCCACGGTGAGGCCGCCCGTATCCGCGAGACGGGTCCGGCGACCCGGGTCGTGCTTCCGGGGCCGCACGATGTCGAGGCCTGGGCCGTGAGCAGCCCCGATCTGCTGAAGCGGCTGCTCACCGATCCCCGGGTGTCGAAGGACCCGCGGCAGCACTGGCCGAGGTTCGCCGCCGGTGAGATCACCCCGGAGTGGCCGCTGTTCACCTGGGTCGCGGTGCAGAACATGTTCACCGCGTACGGCGGTGACCACAAACGGCTGCGGATCCTGGTCTCCAAGGCGTTCACGGCGCGCCGGACGGCCGCGCTGCAGCCACGCGTCGAGGAGATCACCAAGGAGCTGCTCGACCGGGTCGAGGAGGGCTTCCGGCGCGGGGTGACGGTCGATCTGCGGCAGGAGTTCTGCTACCCGCTGCCGATCCAGGTGATCAGCGAGCTGTTCGGCCTGCCCGAGGAACGGGGGCTGGTACTGAAGGAGTTGGTGGACAAGCTGTTCGACACCTCCGCCGCGCCGGGCGAGATGAACGCCGCCTACGAGCGGATGTACGGCGTGCTCGGCGAACTCGTCTCCGCCAAGCGGGAGTCGCCGGGCGACGACCTCACCAGCGGGCTGATCGCGGCCCGCGACGAGGACGACACCCGACTCAGCGAGCAGGAGCTGCTGGACACCCTGGTGCTCATGGTCAGCGCCGGGCACGAGACCACGGTCAACCTCCTCGACCAGGCCGTGCACTCCCTGCTGACCCACCCCGAGCAGCTCGCCCATGTCCGGGAAGGGCGCGCGACCTGGGACGACGTGATCGAGGAGACGCTGCGGGTCCAGGCGCCGGTGGCGAGCCTGCCGCTGCGCTATGCCGTGGAGGATCTCGACCTCGCCGAGTTCGGCGGTCCCGAGGGCGTGGTGATCGCCAAGGGCGACCCGATCCTGGCCGCGTACGCGGCCGCCGGGCGCGACCCCGAGCGGCATGGGAAGGACGCCGACGTCTTCGACGTCACCCGTGCCGACAAGGAACACCTCGCCTTCGGCCACGGGGTGCACTACTGCCTGGGCGCTCCGCTCGGCCGTATGGAGGCCCGCATCGCGCTCCCGGCGCTCTTCGAGCGGTTCCCGGTGCTCGAACTGGGCGCCGCCGAGGAGGAGTTGGGGCACGTGGAGTCGTTCATCTCCAACGGCCACCGCCGCCTGCCCGTGCGCAAGGCCTGA
- a CDS encoding cytochrome P450: MYGAAFAADPAAAYRRLREHGPTAPVELAPGVKATLVTSYEAALHVLRSTETFAKDPRRWNDLNDGTVPPDSPVVPMMMYRPNALFADGEEHRRLRGAITDSLARVEPHILRGYVERSADTLIDRIAPTGKADLLGEYAQVLPLLVFNHLFGCPAELGLKLVEGMSAIFDGVDAERANELLTATLFQLVTLKRNQPGPDVTSWLTLHPARLTDEEMIHTLVVLMGAGTEPQQNLIANGLRLLLSDDRFAGDLSGGSLPVEDALDEVLWTDPPMANYAVHYPKRDVRYEGALLKAGDPVVVSLAAANTDPALTNDQRAGNRAHLAWSAGPHNCPAQSEARLIASVAVEKLLDRLPDVELAVPVGELEWRPGPFHRALAALPVTFPSAPVVGAAAEEPVSPMRRSASYVSAAGARPAEPTRPRSGWARLLSWWRGE, translated from the coding sequence ATGTACGGCGCCGCCTTCGCCGCCGACCCGGCCGCCGCCTACCGGCGGCTGCGCGAACACGGGCCCACCGCGCCCGTGGAGCTCGCCCCCGGGGTGAAGGCCACCCTCGTCACCTCGTACGAGGCCGCCCTGCACGTGCTGCGGAGCACGGAGACGTTCGCCAAGGACCCCCGCCGCTGGAACGACCTGAACGACGGCACCGTCCCCCCGGACAGCCCCGTCGTACCGATGATGATGTACCGGCCCAACGCCCTGTTCGCCGACGGCGAGGAGCACCGGCGGCTGCGCGGCGCCATCACCGACAGTCTGGCCCGGGTCGAGCCCCACATCCTGCGCGGCTATGTCGAGCGCAGCGCCGACACCCTCATCGACCGGATCGCACCCACCGGCAAGGCGGACCTCCTCGGCGAGTACGCCCAGGTCCTGCCCCTGCTCGTCTTCAACCACCTCTTCGGCTGCCCGGCCGAGCTCGGGCTGAAGCTGGTCGAGGGCATGTCCGCCATCTTCGACGGGGTGGACGCCGAGCGGGCCAACGAACTGCTCACCGCGACGCTCTTCCAACTGGTCACGCTGAAGCGGAACCAGCCCGGGCCGGACGTGACGTCGTGGCTCACCCTGCATCCGGCCCGGCTCACCGACGAGGAGATGATCCACACGCTCGTCGTCCTCATGGGCGCGGGCACCGAGCCGCAGCAGAACCTCATCGCCAACGGGCTGCGCCTGCTGCTCTCCGACGACCGCTTCGCGGGCGACCTGTCCGGCGGCAGCCTCCCCGTCGAGGACGCGCTCGACGAGGTGCTGTGGACCGACCCGCCGATGGCCAACTACGCCGTGCACTACCCCAAGCGGGACGTGAGGTACGAGGGGGCGCTGCTGAAGGCCGGCGACCCGGTCGTCGTCTCGCTGGCCGCCGCCAACACCGACCCGGCCCTGACGAACGATCAGCGCGCGGGCAACCGGGCCCACTTGGCATGGAGCGCGGGCCCGCACAACTGCCCCGCGCAGAGCGAGGCCCGGCTGATCGCGTCGGTGGCGGTGGAGAAGCTCCTCGACCGGCTGCCGGACGTCGAACTCGCCGTACCGGTGGGCGAGTTGGAGTGGCGCCCGGGCCCGTTCCACCGGGCGCTCGCGGCGCTGCCGGTGACGTTCCCGTCGGCACCCGTGGTCGGGGCGGCGGCCGAGGAGCCCGTATCGCCCATGCGCCGCTCGGCTTCGTACGTCAGCGCTGCGGGCGCCCGCCCGGCGGAGCCCACTCGCCCGAGGAGCGGCTGGGCCCGGCTGCTGTCCTGGTGGCGCGGCGAGTAG
- a CDS encoding GTP-binding protein, whose amino-acid sequence MGSAPASDDVYLRPTVKTAVKLLVVGHFAVGKTTFVGTLSEIRPLRTEEVLTEAGALVDDLAGTRDKTTTTVAMDFGRLTLDDSLVLYLFGAPGQQRFTKLWQDMTRGALGALVLADTRRLSHSFDVMGVLEELDLPYAVAVNDFDGAPVHDLDEVREALDLLDETPLVRCDARDPDSSTRALISLVEYLLSRETELEHA is encoded by the coding sequence ATGGGCTCCGCGCCCGCCTCTGACGACGTCTACCTGCGGCCGACGGTGAAGACAGCGGTCAAGCTGCTCGTCGTCGGTCACTTCGCGGTCGGCAAGACCACGTTCGTCGGCACACTCTCCGAGATCCGGCCGCTGCGCACCGAGGAGGTCCTGACCGAGGCCGGCGCCCTCGTGGACGACCTCGCCGGCACCCGCGACAAGACCACCACCACGGTCGCCATGGACTTCGGCCGGCTCACCCTCGACGACTCCCTGGTGCTGTACCTGTTCGGCGCCCCGGGACAGCAGCGCTTCACCAAGCTCTGGCAGGACATGACCCGCGGCGCCCTCGGCGCACTGGTCCTCGCCGACACCCGGCGCCTGTCCCACTCCTTCGACGTGATGGGCGTCCTGGAGGAGCTGGACCTGCCGTACGCGGTCGCCGTCAACGACTTCGACGGCGCCCCCGTGCACGACCTGGACGAGGTGCGCGAGGCCCTCGACCTGCTCGACGAGACCCCGCTGGTGCGCTGCGACGCCCGCGACCCGGACTCCTCCACCCGGGCACTGATCTCCCTCGTCGAGTACCTGCTCAGCCGTGAGACCGAACTGGAGCACGCGTGA
- a CDS encoding DUF742 domain-containing protein: MTPRPRPEGRLVRSYVVTDGRAHPTRNTLDLVTLLIGATDLSLSGLNPEKRRMMELCRHGALSLAEVAGHLRLPVSVTKVLVADLMDSGHIVTRAPAPTIEWTHAGGPPSAARPSDARILQEVLDGLRARL; the protein is encoded by the coding sequence GCCCGAAGGGCGTCTGGTGCGGTCCTACGTCGTCACCGACGGCCGCGCCCATCCGACCCGCAACACCCTGGACCTGGTCACGCTGCTGATCGGCGCCACCGACCTGTCGCTGTCCGGACTGAACCCGGAGAAGCGCCGGATGATGGAGCTGTGCCGCCACGGCGCGCTCTCCCTCGCCGAGGTCGCGGGCCATCTCCGGCTCCCCGTCAGCGTGACCAAGGTGCTCGTCGCCGACCTCATGGACAGCGGCCACATCGTCACCCGCGCACCCGCCCCCACGATCGAATGGACTCACGCGGGGGGACCCCCATCGGCCGCCCGGCCGTCCGACGCCAGAATCCTCCAGGAGGTCCTCGATGGGCTCCGCGCCCGCCTCTGA